A section of the Vespa velutina chromosome 6, iVesVel2.1, whole genome shotgun sequence genome encodes:
- the LOC124949986 gene encoding islet cell autoantigen 1 isoform X1: MNTYDRNNSGISGNSFDRWIQKSNAQNDSPIIKMQHQYWVTKQALSRKLGKKEDDCIVASDAELDAKLELFRSIQESCSYLQRVIDKYQERLCNLAQEENTMGRFLKEAGKQDKTRAGKMMLAVGKSLSYSGQQRLALRVPLGRLYQEVETFRQRAIEDTLQNVQSMEKARTEYRAALSWMKNISQELDPDTSKQLERFRKVQTRVRQGKLAFDNLALDCLQKVDLLAAARCNMFSHALVLYQSTLLNFTKKSAQAYSTIANSFKGYQRYDFMVVRELAETSSKLAQETGGDDDPDNKDKLLFFETDYHDNVEEAEEVKPITECIDKQNEKLLDIESDPKDILESKDLNTSPSSTKNGMVEHLNSEHNKELDQFFGDLNLEINKSINDNKQKIDKINMKTHLDIDKSLSELDLAMDVFDICDTGFNLTDLSSTVSESQSSQPLQLLTSENSALLSDIINDKDECSNSNEWDAILNDTFLPPNILKQSLGDATLGVGQKDMQLTNTDDKKKNRIGKGKGNSWLDLFAELDPLANNPMESLGSDGDAPV; the protein is encoded by the exons ATGAATACGTA TGACAGAAACAATTCAGGAATATCGGGAAATTCATTTGATCGTTGGATACAGAAGTCAAATGCACAAAATGATTCTCCGATTATTAAGATGCAACATCAATATTGGGTAACAAAACAAGCCTTATCTCGtaaattaggaaaaaaagaagatgactGCATAGTTGCTTCGGATGCAGAATTGGATGCCAAACTTGAATTATTTCGTAGTATTCAAGAATCCTGTTCCTATTTGCAAAGagttattgataaatatcaaGAAAGATTATGCA ATCTTGCGCAAGAAGAAAATACTATGGGTCGTTTTCTAAAAGAAGCTGGTAAACAAGATAAAACAAGAGCTGGCAAAATGATGTTAGCTGTTGGAAAATCATTGTCTTATTCTGGACAACAAAGACTTGCGCTAAGAGTACCATTGGGAAGGTTATATCAAGAGGTTGAAACATTTAGGCAAAGAGCTATCGAAGATACCTTGCAAAATGTTCAGTCAATGGAAAAAGCACGGACAGAATATCGTGCTGCATTATCatggatgaaaaatatttctcaagaATTGGATCCGGATACCTCTAAACAATTGGAGAGATTTCGAAAGGTTCAAACACGTGTCAGACA agGGAAACTGGCGTTTGATAACTTGGCTTTGGACTGCCTACAGAAAGTAGATTTATTAGCTGCAGCCAGATGTAATATGTTTAGCCATGCTTTAGTTTTATATCAAAGTACTCTGCTTAATTTTACTAAAAAATCTGCACAAGCTTATTCTACAATAGCGAATAGCTTCAAAGGCTATCAAAGATACGATTTTATGGTTGTAAGAGAACTTGCAGAAACCTCTTCTAAATTGGCGCAGGAAACCGGGGGAGATGATGATCCTGACAATAAGGATAA attattattttttgaaacgGATTATCATGATAATGTTGAGGAAGCTGAAGAGGTAAAACCAATTACAGAATGTATAGACAAACAAAATGAGAAACTCTTAGATATCGAATCTGACCCAAAAGATATATTGGAGTCAAAAGATTTAAATACTAGTCCAAGTTCAACCAAAAATGGAATGGTAGAACATCTTAATAGCGAACATAACAAAGAGCTCGATCAATTTTTTGGAGATCTGaatcttgaaataaataaatctataaatgataacaaacaaaaaatagacaaaataaatatgaaaactcatttagatatagataaaagtTTGTCAGAACTGGATTTGGCAATGGATGTATTTGATATATGCGATACAGGTTTTAACTTAACAGATCTCTCTTCTACAGTATCAGAAAGCCAAAGTAGTCAACCACTACAATTATTGACTTCAGAAAATTCTGCACTTTTAAGTGATATTATCAATGACAAAGATGAATGTAGTAACTCAAATGAGTGGGATGCTATATTAAATGATACCTTTTTGCCaccaaatatattaaaacaaagtTTAGGTGATGCAACACTTGGTGTTGGACAAAAGGATATGCAACTTACAAATACAGATGATAAG aaaaaaaataggattgGAAAGGGCAAAGGTAATTCATGGTTAGATTTATTTGCAGAACTCGATCCACTAGCTAATAATCCAATGGAAAGCTTAGGTAGTGATGGGGATGCACCTGTGTAA
- the LOC124949986 gene encoding islet cell autoantigen 1 isoform X2 has protein sequence MLIDRNNSGISGNSFDRWIQKSNAQNDSPIIKMQHQYWVTKQALSRKLGKKEDDCIVASDAELDAKLELFRSIQESCSYLQRVIDKYQERLCNLAQEENTMGRFLKEAGKQDKTRAGKMMLAVGKSLSYSGQQRLALRVPLGRLYQEVETFRQRAIEDTLQNVQSMEKARTEYRAALSWMKNISQELDPDTSKQLERFRKVQTRVRQGKLAFDNLALDCLQKVDLLAAARCNMFSHALVLYQSTLLNFTKKSAQAYSTIANSFKGYQRYDFMVVRELAETSSKLAQETGGDDDPDNKDKLLFFETDYHDNVEEAEEVKPITECIDKQNEKLLDIESDPKDILESKDLNTSPSSTKNGMVEHLNSEHNKELDQFFGDLNLEINKSINDNKQKIDKINMKTHLDIDKSLSELDLAMDVFDICDTGFNLTDLSSTVSESQSSQPLQLLTSENSALLSDIINDKDECSNSNEWDAILNDTFLPPNILKQSLGDATLGVGQKDMQLTNTDDKKKNRIGKGKGNSWLDLFAELDPLANNPMESLGSDGDAPV, from the exons ATGCTTAT TGACAGAAACAATTCAGGAATATCGGGAAATTCATTTGATCGTTGGATACAGAAGTCAAATGCACAAAATGATTCTCCGATTATTAAGATGCAACATCAATATTGGGTAACAAAACAAGCCTTATCTCGtaaattaggaaaaaaagaagatgactGCATAGTTGCTTCGGATGCAGAATTGGATGCCAAACTTGAATTATTTCGTAGTATTCAAGAATCCTGTTCCTATTTGCAAAGagttattgataaatatcaaGAAAGATTATGCA ATCTTGCGCAAGAAGAAAATACTATGGGTCGTTTTCTAAAAGAAGCTGGTAAACAAGATAAAACAAGAGCTGGCAAAATGATGTTAGCTGTTGGAAAATCATTGTCTTATTCTGGACAACAAAGACTTGCGCTAAGAGTACCATTGGGAAGGTTATATCAAGAGGTTGAAACATTTAGGCAAAGAGCTATCGAAGATACCTTGCAAAATGTTCAGTCAATGGAAAAAGCACGGACAGAATATCGTGCTGCATTATCatggatgaaaaatatttctcaagaATTGGATCCGGATACCTCTAAACAATTGGAGAGATTTCGAAAGGTTCAAACACGTGTCAGACA agGGAAACTGGCGTTTGATAACTTGGCTTTGGACTGCCTACAGAAAGTAGATTTATTAGCTGCAGCCAGATGTAATATGTTTAGCCATGCTTTAGTTTTATATCAAAGTACTCTGCTTAATTTTACTAAAAAATCTGCACAAGCTTATTCTACAATAGCGAATAGCTTCAAAGGCTATCAAAGATACGATTTTATGGTTGTAAGAGAACTTGCAGAAACCTCTTCTAAATTGGCGCAGGAAACCGGGGGAGATGATGATCCTGACAATAAGGATAA attattattttttgaaacgGATTATCATGATAATGTTGAGGAAGCTGAAGAGGTAAAACCAATTACAGAATGTATAGACAAACAAAATGAGAAACTCTTAGATATCGAATCTGACCCAAAAGATATATTGGAGTCAAAAGATTTAAATACTAGTCCAAGTTCAACCAAAAATGGAATGGTAGAACATCTTAATAGCGAACATAACAAAGAGCTCGATCAATTTTTTGGAGATCTGaatcttgaaataaataaatctataaatgataacaaacaaaaaatagacaaaataaatatgaaaactcatttagatatagataaaagtTTGTCAGAACTGGATTTGGCAATGGATGTATTTGATATATGCGATACAGGTTTTAACTTAACAGATCTCTCTTCTACAGTATCAGAAAGCCAAAGTAGTCAACCACTACAATTATTGACTTCAGAAAATTCTGCACTTTTAAGTGATATTATCAATGACAAAGATGAATGTAGTAACTCAAATGAGTGGGATGCTATATTAAATGATACCTTTTTGCCaccaaatatattaaaacaaagtTTAGGTGATGCAACACTTGGTGTTGGACAAAAGGATATGCAACTTACAAATACAGATGATAAG aaaaaaaataggattgGAAAGGGCAAAGGTAATTCATGGTTAGATTTATTTGCAGAACTCGATCCACTAGCTAATAATCCAATGGAAAGCTTAGGTAGTGATGGGGATGCACCTGTGTAA
- the LOC124949984 gene encoding armadillo repeat-containing protein 8-like — protein MVSVMQPFMDVESSRSYIDELYSPDPHKCLQAIICLKNSVIGSNRQKGSVIAQGVVPRLLQLLGNTSGPLSERIQLESAVTLGSLAKGTDQHVLALIDLGVVPLLLQVLLSMPISDAEGKGKILDLLNEACLRCLRTVFQHTAAPVHSIYQDPALVPRLLSLASRSVTCQVCVATILTTACKTAEEQNALSKGGAVETLAMQLDSPLADVQLPALACLANMCYQNHMVSAMVAAATTSNTLRGKLVPVALGQLMGRERSSLVQLEAARCIAYMHRAGALPSTDPRVVYRALPCLVRLCHRDRPPRERIAAAETLAYLTEVDTDLQRLASISNHLIPTLAELLRPHSQVQDATLTQDMRQAAFRAFASLGANDEDIRKRIIETESLMEQVVSGLQDPGGPRVRLAAVRCLHSLSRSVQQLRTTFQDHAVWRPLMQLLHGADKGLEGRTESEDDLLTVASSTLCNLLLEFSPSKEPILESGGVELLCSLTKRPDPALRLNGIWALMNVAFQAEQRVKSQILSCLGTDQIFRLLADPELAVLMKTLGLLRNLLSTKAHIDRIMGEHAAHFMQAVILVLEDPEHPADVKEQALCILANVADGDRARDHIMANEDVLKKLMDYMMHSNVKLQVAAIFCVCNLVWREEPGAAQRQARLKELGLYRILQQLRHTKDSQLFDKVKTAMAQFYDA, from the exons ATGGTTTCGGTGATGCAGCCATTCATG GATGTTGAAAGTTCAAGGAGCTACATCGATGAGCTGTATTCGCCGGATCCTCATAAATGTTTACAAGCAATTAT atgcCTTAAAAATTCTGTAATTGGAAGCAATAGACAAAAAGGTTCAGTGATAGCACAAGGTGTAGTACCtcgattattacaattactTGGTAATACATCTGGTCCACTCTCAGAGCGTATACAGCTAGAATCAGCTGTAACATTAGGTTCTTTGGCTAAGGGTACTGATCAACATGTCTTAGCTCTCATTGATCTGGGTGTGGTACCATTACTTCTTCAAGTTTTGCTTTCTATGCCTATCTCTGATgcagaaggaaaaggaaaaattttagatttattaaatgaagCATGCTTGCGTTGCTTACGTACAGTGTTCCAACACACCGCAGCACCTGTTCATTCTATATACCAGGATCCTGCTTTGGTGCCacgtttattatcattagcaAGCAGATCTGTTACTTGTCAAGTTTGTGTAGCAACCATCTTAACAACGGCATGTAAG ACTGCGGAGGAACAAAATGCCCTTTCTAAAGGAGGAGCGGTTGAAACATTAGCAATGCAACTCGATTCGCCATTAGCTGATGTACAATTGCCTGCATTGGCTTGTCTTGCAAATATGTGCTATCAAAATCATATGGTGTCTGCTATGGTTGCTGCAGCAACAACAAGTAATACTCTTAGAGGTAAACTTGTGCCCGTAGCGTTAGGACAATTGATGGGACGTGAGAGAAGTTCATTAGTCCAACTGGAAGCTGCAAGATGTATAGCATATATGCATAGAGCTGGTGCATTACCGTCTACAGATCCGAGAGTCGTATATCGTGCTTTACCTTGTCTTGTGAGACTTTGTCATAGAGATCGACCACCACGAGAAAGAATAGCCGCAGCAGAGACATTAGCTTATCTTACAGAAGTTGATACTGATTTGCAACGTTTAGCTTCTATTAGTAATCACCTTATTCCAACATTAGCCGAATTATTGAGACCACATTCACAG gtACAAGATGCGACATTAACACAAGATATGCGCCAAGCTGCATTTAGAGCTTTTGCTTCTCTTGGTGCTAATGATGAAGACATTCGAAAGCGCATCATTGAAACAGAAAGTTTAATGGAACAAGTTGTTTCTGGTTTACAAGATCCTGGTGGTCCTCGAGTTCGTTTAGCTGCAGTTAGATGtttacattctctttctaGAAGTGTACAACAGCTTCGTACAACGTTTCAAGATCATGCAGTTTGGAGGCCCCTTATGCAATTACTTCATGGTGCAGATAAAGGGTTGGAAG GTAGAACAGAAAGTGAAGATGATTTATTGACCGTTGCCTCAAGCACTttgtgtaatttattattagaattcaGTCCAAGTAAAGAACCAATTCTTGAATCTGGTGGAGTAGAACTATTGTGTTCTCTTACCAAACGACCTGATCCAGCATTACGACTAAATGGCATTTGGGCTTTAATGAATGTTGCTTTTCAAGCGGAACAACGTGTTAAGTCACAAATATTATCTTGCTTAGGCACTGACCAAATCTTTCGTCTTTTGGCTGATCCAGAATTAGCAGTTTTAATGAAGACCCTTGGTTTGTTACGAAATTTGCTTTCTACAAAAGCACACATAGATCGTATAATGGGTGAACATGCAGCTCATTTTATGCAAGCAGTTATATTAGTATTAGAAGATCCAGAACACCCAGCGGATGTAAAGGAACAAGCTCTCTGTATTTTGGCAAATGTAGCCGATGGTGATCGCGCCAGAGACCATATTATGGCTAATGAGGATGTTTTAAAGAAGCTAATGGATTATATG ATGCATAGCAATGTGAAGCTACAAGTTGCAGCAATTTTTTGCGTATGCAATTTAGTGTGGAGAGAAGAACCTGGAGCAGCACAACGTCAAGCACGTTTAAAAGAATTAGGCCTTTATCGTATTCTTCAACAATTACGTCACACGAAAGATTCTCAACTATTTGATAA AGTAAAAACTGCCATGGCACAATTCTACGATGCATGA
- the LOC124949987 gene encoding golgin-84: MAWLSDITDKVEDLLNKIDKNSATVLNSDYWKRYDNSIITKSSLETPKQFTHEENLLEYLNTSSKSVTKTAVESGLSSPIPSLLMERSTDNIDSILQLSIQNNEPNQESSCTTINTIDGENYSFENDLQIRNIHLRNQIHRYQDNAFDSQMIQRGTDDDHAVEVVEPKYSYDSKLQSLDTDELMISPDSLLKSSSETLTDHQKQIVVLNNKLQSLRTTNMQMLKQMTDLQTVLSRSRLELLSTRSELEQHKARAFRILQDKEKLIAELRRNEFTGIDDATLVELKQLRQERDLLREENQQTHEQLRTVRDELNNTDLNLEKMRQRYNEINLKSQESLASERQRRQDAEEIARLHSEEIRSLKDEIIRQQNNYTIQIQKQDTEISRLRLQLSATSTPNSEVESRLAALTQTLVHKQQALENITTERNALRLQFEKLEHEFRTIMGNSNRNVAYNNTNDNDDVKTQVPVFLMETPFDTGVTRRVKRAYSSLDAISIRTGVFLRRYPLARILVLIYMALLQFWVLVVLFSQSPEAH; the protein is encoded by the exons ATGGCTTGGCTGTCAGATATTACAGATAAAGTAGAAGATCTATTgaataagatagataaaaatagtgCAACTGTCTTGAACAGTGATTATTGGAAGCg CTAcgataatagtattattacaaaatcttCCTTGGAAACTCCAAAACAGTTTACACACGAAGAAAATCTTCTGGAGTATCTGAATACATCATCAAAAAGTGTGACAAAAACTGCAGTAGAATCTGGACTGTCATCGCCAATACCTTCGTTATTAATGGAACGATCTACAGATAATATAGATTCCATATTGCAATTATCGATTCAGAATAATGAACCAAATCAAGAAAGTTCATGTACTACTATAAATACAATTGATGGTGAAAATTATAGTTTTGAAAATGATCTACAGATtagaaatatacatttaagaaatcaaatacatagatatcaaGATAATGCTTTTGATTCACAAATGATACAAAGGGGAACAGATGatg aTCATGCTGTGGAAGTAGTCGAGCCAAAATATTCATATGATTCAAAATTACAATCATTAGATACAGATGAATTAATGATTTCACCtgattctttattaaaatcttcATCTGAAACTTTAACAGATCATCAAAAACAAATTGTagtgttaaataataaattgcagTCCTTAAGAACTACAAACATGCAAATGTTAAAACAGATGACAGATTTACAAACTGTTCTTAGTAGAAGTAGATTAGAATTACTTTCCACTAGATCCGAATTAGAACAACATAAAGCAAGAGCTTTTAGAATATTACAAGACAAAGAAAAGTTAATAGCAGAGTTAAGGCGTAATGAATTCACAGGCATAGATGATGCTACACTTGTAGAATTAAAACAATTgag gCAAGAACGTGATCTCCTCAGAGAAGAAAATCAACAAACTCATGAACAATTAAGAACAGTACGTGATGAATTAAACAATACTGATCTTAATTTAGAAAAGATGAGGCaaagatataatgaaataaatttaaaatctcAAGAAAGTCTTGCAAgtgaaagacaaagaagacAAGATGCAGAAGAAATTGCAAGATTACACTCAGag gAGATAAGGTCACTAAAAGATGAAATCATTCgtcaacaaaataattatactatacaaatacaaaaacaaGATACAGAAATATCTAGACTCCGTTTGCAGTTATCTGCAACATCCACACCAAATAGTGAAGTAGAATCTAGATTAGCCGCTCTTACTCAAACTTTAGTTCATAAGCAACAAGCTCTAGAGAACATAACTACAGAACGTAATGCGTTGCGTCTTCAGTTTGAAAAGTTAGag cACGAGTTTAGAACTATTATGGGAAATTCCAATAGAAATGTAGCATACAACAATacaaacgataatgatgatgtaaAAACTCAAGTTCCTGTGTTTTTAATGGAAACACCATTTGATACCGGTGTCACCAGACGAGTGAAGAGAGCTTATTCTTCGTTGGATGCTATTAGTATTCGTACAGGGGTCTTTTTGAGACGATATCCACTTGCAAGAATTTTGGTACTAATTTATATG gCATTACTTCAATTCTGGGTTCTTGTAGTACTCTTTTCGCAATCGCCAGAAGCacattga
- the LOC124949989 gene encoding ATP synthase subunit b, mitochondrial — MLSRLALRNAQILPVAIRGVQAVAMSNGPRPTRLVDPPPVRFGFIPDEWFTFFYSKTGVTGPYMFATSVATYLISKEIYVLEHEFYNAISFVIIWIILVKKLGPPLSKYLEKEQNAEIEEWEDNRKQQIDFANEQIKNINEAVWRAEGQSLFIEAKKENIKVQLEAVYRERLAQVYNDVKNRLDYNAQIQIIERRIAQKHMVQWIINNVLKAITPEQEKATLQQCIKDLEALASKA, encoded by the exons ATGTTGTCGAGACTTGCCCTTCGTAATg CTCAAATATTACCAGTAGCTATTCGTGGTGTACAGGCGGTTGCAATGTCGAATGGCCCTCGACCTACACGTCTAGTAGATCCACCTCCTGTCAGATTTGGATTTATTCCTGATGAATggtttactttcttttattcaaaaaCTGGAGTAACAG GACCTTATATGTTTGCTACTAGTGTAGCAACATATTTAATttccaaagaaatatatgtctTGGAACATGAATTTTATAATGCTATTTCATTTGTGATTATATGGATAATTTTGGTTAAAAAATTGGGGCCTCCTCTATCTAAATATctggaaaaagaacaaaatgctGAAATTGAAGAATGGGAAGACAATAGAAAACAACAAATTGACTTTGCTAATGaacagataaaaaatataaatgaagcaGTATGGAGAGCCGAAGGGCAAAGCCTCTTTATAGAAGccaagaaagagaatataaaagtaCAATTGGAGGCTGTATATAGGGAGCGCCTTGCTCAAGTTTATAATgat GTAAAGAATCGTTTAGACTACAACGCTCAAATACAGATAATAGAACGAAGAATAGCTCAAAAACATATGGTACAGTGGATTATAAACAACGTATTAAAAGCAATTACACCAGAACAAGAAAAAGCAACTCTTCAACAGTGCATTAAAGATCTTGAAGCACTTGCTTCAAAAGCATAA
- the LOC124949988 gene encoding casein kinase I-like translates to MASAVTLVMGKSDFIVAGKYRLLRKIGSGSFGDIYLGINIANGEEVAVKLENVRARHPQLLYESKLYKILHGGIGIPHIRWYGTEREYNVLVMDLLGPSLEDLFTFCSRRFTIKTVLMLADQMIGRIEFVHCKHFIHRDIKPDNFLMGIGRHCNKLFLIDFGLAKKYRDSQSRMHIVYREDKNLTGTARYASINAHLGIEQSRRDDMESLGYVLMYFNRGSLPWQGLKAATKKQKYEKISEKKMSTPVEVLCKGFAAEFAMYLNYTRGLRFEESPDYMYLRQLFRILFRTLNHQYDYTFDWTMLKQKVATSSLNVNGGTSGGTHGRVLEGIQAQVQSAIQPPAKTNAQTGAR, encoded by the exons ATGGCGTCGGCGGTGACGCTGGTAATGGGAAAGAGCGATTTTATTGTGGCTGGCAAGTATCGGTTGTTAAGGAAAATCGGTTCGGGTTCCTTTGGCGATATTTATCTTGGTATCAACATCGCTAATGGCGAG gaAGTTGCAGTCAAATTGGAGAACGTGCGTGCCCGCCATCCACAATTGCTATATGAGTccaaattatacaaaatattgcaTGGTGGCATAGGAATACCGCATATACGTTG GTATGGAACCGAACGCGAATACAATGTCCTTGTTATGGATCTCTTGGGACCATCCCTTGAagatctttttactttttgttcgCGAAGGTTTACAATTAAAACAGTTTTAATGTTGGCGGACCAGATGATTGGCAGAATCGAATTTGTCCATTGTAAACACTTTATTCACAGAGACATAAAGCcggataattttttaatgggCATCGGGCGTCATTGTAATAAG CTATTTCTCATAGATTTTGGACTAGCcaaaaaatatagagatagCCAGTCGAGAATGCATATAGTCTatcgagaagataaaaatttaacagGCACAGCAAGGTATGCATCTATCAACGCTCATTTAGGCATTGAACAAAGTCGTCGAGATGATATGGAATCACTTGGATATGTACTTATGTACTTTAATCGAGGATCATTGCCTTGGCAAGGTCTCAAAGCTGCAACTAAAAAACAGAAGTACGAAAAAATcagtgaaaagaaaatgtccaCGCCTGTAGAAGTTTTATGCAAG GGATTTGCTGCCGAATTTGCAATGTATCTAAATTATACACGAGGATTACGCTTCGAAGAGAGCCCAGattatatgtatctacgtcaACTTTTCCGTATACTTTTCCGTACGTTAAATCATCAATACGACTATACATTTGACTGGACAATGTTAAAGCAGAAAGTAGCAACCTCCAGCCTCAATGTCAATGGCGGAACATCTGGAGGTACACACGGTCGAGTTCTTGAAGGCATTCAAGCACAAGTACAATCTGCGATTCAGCCACCTGCTAAAACTAACGCTCAAACAG GAGCACGTTAA